The following proteins are encoded in a genomic region of Oncorhynchus kisutch isolate 150728-3 linkage group LG4, Okis_V2, whole genome shotgun sequence:
- the LOC109881284 gene encoding profilin-2-like, whose protein sequence is MSWQSYVDNLMADGSCQDTAIVGYTDAKYVWASFPGGTFVNITAEEIDIIVGKDREAFFCGGLTLGQKKCSVIRDSLHADGDWTMDIRTKSQGGEPTYNVSIGKAGKALVLVMGKEGVHGGQLNKKAYTMADYLRKSGY, encoded by the exons ATGTCCTGGCAAAGCTACGTGGATAACCTGATGGCCGATGGCAGCTGCCAGGACACCGCCATTGTTGGTTACACGGACGCCAAATATGTCTGGGCATCGTTTCCAGGTGGTACATTTGTTAACATAACG GCTGAAGAAATCGACATCATCGTAGGAAAAGACCGAGAAGCGTTCTTCTGCGGTGGGCTGACCCTAGGCCAAAAGAAATGCTCCGTCATCAGAGACAGCCTCCACGCCGACGGGGACTGGACAATGGACATCAGGACAAAGAGTCAAGGAGGAGAGCCCACGTATAACGTTTCCATAGGCAAAGCCGGCAAAG CGTTGGTTTTAGTCATGGGAAAGGAAGGTGTCCATGGAGGACAGCTCAACAAGAAAGCGTATACAATGGCTGACTACCTGAGGAAGTCTGGATACTAA